Proteins co-encoded in one Callospermophilus lateralis isolate mCalLat2 chromosome 2, mCalLat2.hap1, whole genome shotgun sequence genomic window:
- the LOC143390464 gene encoding olfactory receptor 5T18-like: protein MKNYTEINAFVLKGFTDSNDLQMILFILFLAIYLFTLLGNLGLIGLVILDSRLHNPMYYFLSVLSSVDACYSTDITPNMLANFISKSKIISYYGCATQSFLAVTFGTTECFLLAAMAYDRYVAIYNPLLYSVSMSPRVYVPLIIASYVGGILHAILHTVATFSLSFCESNIIRHIFCDIPPLLAISCSDTHINELLLFLFVSSIEIVTILIVLVSYGFILLAILKMHSAEGRRKVFSTCGSHLTGVSIYHGTILFMYVRPSSSYALEHDMIVSMFYTIMIPMLNPIIYSLRNKDVKEAMKRILGKNLCMDKIKFSH from the coding sequence ATGAAGAATTACACTGAAATTAATGCATTTGTACTCAAGGGATTCACAGACAGCAATGACCTGCAAATGATTCTCTTTATCCTGTTTCTAGCAATTTACCTCTTTACTCTCCTAGGAAATTTAGGACTGATTGGATTGGTCATCTTGGATTCCCGGCTCCACAATCCCATGTACTATTTCCTGAGTGTGTTGTCTTCTGTGGATGCCTGCTATTCTACAGATATTACCCCTAATATGTTAGCAAATTTTAtatcaaaaagtaaaataatttcatattatggatgtgcaacacaatCATTTCTTGCTGTTACTTTTGGAACCACAGAATGCTTTCTCTTAGCTGCTATGGCGTATGATCGCTATGTAGCCATCTACAACCCACTTCTGTATTCAGTGAGTATGTCACCCAGAGTCTATGTGCCACTCATCATTGCTTCCTATGTTGGTGGAATTCTTCATGCCATTTTACACACAGTGGCCACTTTCAGCCTGTCCTTCTGTGAATCCAATATAATTAGACACATATTCTGTGACATCCCTCCTCTACTTGCCATTTCTTGTTCTGACACTCACATAAATGAGCTTCTGCTCTTCCTCTTTGTGAGCTCCATTGAGATAGTCACCATCCTGATTGTCCTGGTCTCCTATGGCTTCATCCTGTTGgccattctaaagatgcattctgCTGAGGGGAGGAGGAAAGTGTTCTCCACCTGTGGCTCCCACCTGACTGGAGTGTCCATTTATCATGGGACCATCCTCTTCATGTATGTGAGACCAAGTTCCAGCTATGCTCTGGAACATGACATGATAGTATCAATGTTTTACACCATCATGATTCCCATGCTGAATCCCATCATCTATAGTTTGAGAAACAAAGACGTAAAAGAAGCAATGAAAAGAATTTTGGGGAAAAATTTGTGTATGGataaaatcaaattttcacactaa